In the Fundulus heteroclitus isolate FHET01 chromosome 23, MU-UCD_Fhet_4.1, whole genome shotgun sequence genome, AGCCTGGAGCAGCCCAAGCAGCGGAAGAAGCGCTCCAGGGCCGCCTTCTCCCACGCACAGGTCTTCGAGCTGGAGCGCCGCTTCAACCACCAGCGGTACCTCTCCGGGCCGGAGCGCGCGGACCTGGCGGCCTCCCTGAAGCTTACAGAGACTCAGGTCAAGATCTGGTTCCAGAACCGCCGCTACAAGACGAAACGCCGGCAGATGGCCGCAGACTTGATGGCATCCACCCCGGCGGCCAAGAAGGTGGCGGTGAAGGTTCTAGTACGGGATGACCAGAGACAGTACGGCCCGGGGGAGATCCTGCGACCCCCGCTGCTCTCCCTGCAGCCTTCCTACTATTACCCCTACGCATACTGCCTCCCTGCGTGGACACTGTCCGCGTGTGCGGGGAATCAGTGAGAACCGCgagacttttatttattagtcaTTTGATTGCTCCTCTTCCCGGGAACCAAAATAACTTTACGCATTTTTCTGACAAGAAGAAGGGGCTGAGGGGACTGTTAATCAGATATCCGTCCCTGGTTTGTTATCGGGAGGGTTCCTAAACTGTTTTCAACCTCTATCGATATTATTTTAGTAAGAGTGTCTGAGCTGCAGACGTACTTTTACAATGTctggaatgaaataaaaaaacaaatttaggcCATTTTATCTCAATGCTGCACGGGAACCCCTCCAGGACCCCATAGACTTAAAATGACACCTGATAAGAATTCACATGCGCCTTCCTACCTCTGCAGTGATTGGAAATGGGTTCtgttgacttaaaaaaaaaaacaagtaactctctgttacagattgtgttttattttttatttttgctgtgtttgtaaAGGTAAGATATTTAAGCACTTTTGAGCATTTATGTCATATTTCCTGCGTGTAAAGTGCATGCAGAGCGCATGTTCGGGGTCAGACTGAAACGAGGCGGCTTGTTGGGCCTCAGAGCGGCACGGAGCGACCTTCTGACTGACATGTGCTTGATTTTCTCTGTGTTGAATGACTGTTTAGATCgaataacattaaaaatatatcaggCATTACTTATTGCATCTGGATGcgatttttgttttgctttttttaattgggaGCAACGTAGAAAGAAAGAAGATTTCCAACGGGGTTTTTGTGTGCGTGCATTTTTCGCTTTTTTACgcacacatttattttgcagGGCGGTCAGGCGGAATGTGCGCATGGTCGGTTAAACGAATTTCCTGCTctttacatttaattgtttagGTTAACAAATACAAACGCGCAGCGACCCAAACTCTGGGCTAATTTGGTTAATTCATTTCCATGCCTTGAACGGATGTGCTCCCAACACTTGCAAAACAAAACGAAACAATGATGGAGCTCGACATAAAAAGAAAGCAACGATTTACTGAGTAAGTCATTTATTTCACTCTCTCGTCTTTTTATAATGTAATCCCTGGGCGGTTTTATTTCACCTGAGCCATGGTGGCTTTCCTCCTGTCAGACCATGATGAATGGCTCTCTGATTCCCGTACAGGCCGAACTGACAGCTACCTTTACGGCTGTATGTCAACACAAGCAGAGGAGTATTCTGGGGTTAAGGAGGCCCATGTCACTGCACCTACATTTAAGAAGAAAGAATAGGCTTCTCGTTTTGCCCTCTAGACAGGCTGTTTTTCttcgtgcaaaaaaaaaaaaaaacctctttcaCTATCTGAGGTCTTTATATCGGAACTGAAATATTGCAGGGGTCTGTTGCTCTGTATATATTTGCAGCCTGGGTGTTAAGTTGGGGTCAGAAGGGAGCTGCCGTTCAGCACTCGTTCATTGGCCTTGCAAAAGGCTTATTCAATCCCCACTGGAGAGTGTTAGATTGAAAATTGGTCAAAACGCAATGAAATCCGTTTAAGATGGTGTGTTTCGGGCGTGTTTCAATTCGTACTGTTTCCattcattattttaattgttttttttattgcgcAGCAGAGTTAAGCACCGCTTTCCCCTAAATCTGGTGTATTTGACGCAGATATGCGTGCGTCTTTGGGTCCGCCAGATCTCGAAATGACACGCAGTGATTGGAGTGGAGCGTCCACCATGCACCTTACCTGCATCTGACACAGAGGGACATATAGCAGCCATGTCTTCCTTTTAGCCttgtatttaaaacacaaacatcccTATTAGAGTCCATGAGCATcctgcctcccccccccctccctcccccgtTACTTCGTCGTGGCCTTAACAGCTCACCCTGGGGGACAAAATTAGCCCGATTTGGACGATACAGAATGCGCTTTGCAAGCAAAAATGAATTTTTTACATGCGCAGAAAATAGTTTGCCAGCAAAAGTTTTGACGGACCTCAATTGCTGCtccaaatatttatatatttttttttttttagtttttttcccctttttgttttgctgaagAAATGTATTATATTAAGGATATATTATTGAACCTTTAGTTACACAGGTAGTCTCACTGAGACGCGGATTCTCACTTTTAAGAGAGACctgtttgagaaaatttaaaaacTTACGCAGAAGTACGGTGTCGtcacaatgtttaaaaatactaaatacattttttttacgcAACAGCAAATGACGCTGACTGGTTTGGTGCATGTTTTATTCATCTTAATTGCCCTCTTTTTTTGCCGGAAAACAATAATTGGTGTTAAACAATATTTGAATTAGGTTGCATTTAAATCTTCCAGATATTTTATGTTCAGTTTAAGGTGCGTGATTTGGCGCATCATGAGCCTGGGTTGACATCAATACTTTTGCTCAGTATAACGTGTTGAAATCATGAACAAGATGTATAAAGTGTACATTATTTTActgatcatcttttttttcccttggattttttaaaagaatatcATTTTCAGCTCCTGGATCATATATCCGCACAAGAAACCATGTCCATGGGCATTTAGTTGAAACTATTAGTCTATTTGATGGGTGGAATAAAAAACCTATAAGAAATATATTATAGTCAGCTGGAGTTTATCTTCAAATTGGGATGTATGGACATGAGCACAACAAAGAGAAAAGTCCAAGATAAAATCGTGATCGTgtgaaattatatatttttttgttcacatttttcatAGTCTGTCTATAGACATTTGTGATAGATTTTGATGGGTTTTTGAATATCAGCATTAATAAAATCGGATGCTTGTGATGGATCagcaaaaataagtaaaaaaaacaacaaccttgaaATGACAAATCACAATTAATTTTTGTCACTCTTGGTAAAACCACATgataatataattaaaattaacttttattcTGTCTGCACGTAGATTTATTATGTTGTCGCTTAAACCCTCTGCAGATTCATAACACCCAATTTTTcaaatccttgttttttttcagcaatttgttgttttattgtagaTTTGCTCTCCAACATCACGTTTAGATAAAAAGTATGTCATTACGCTGAAAAGCTTTCTTTCCTTCCCTTTTCTGTCCTTTCCTTTCCGAAAGAAGCCACTCGCTGCCACCTGCTTCGTagtggcccacatgcagatccCTCCTCACTCCCCTTGATTTAACCTCTGGACCACACGGATCCCACTTTCAAGCAACACTGCTTGCAAAACAGCTGGAGGCTTTAAAAAGAGCTACACCCAAATATCTCCACATAAAACGGACTGTGAAATTTTAAAGATTTGTTCAGAGCTGGAATTTGGAGAAAACAACTACTGGGGGAAATCCCACATGGAGTTAGACAGTAGTGATCTCACAGCTAGTGATTTCACAGTTCACTGATTCAGATAGGCTTTGGTGTCCCAATAGTCATTattcaaaattttttttttcttttactaaatattattgatttgaatttaatttggaTTCCTACTCAATATTACTCAGTAAAGTTTGTACATTTCtgtcttgtaaagtgctttgagatgataTTTATTGTAATCTGTAGGTGTAATAAAAAGGGGGAAAGTGgacaaaaaatggaaagaatttAACTTTGGTCCTAAATTTGGATTATTAATGGGTTATTCATCATAGATAGGGTTTAAATCAGCTAAACATTAATGTGTGAATCATGTGAAATTATTGCATTACAACACTATATATGGATAAATCTCTCTATATGAAGCAGCTATGCCAAAGGATTTATGAAAACCTCTGCATATTTACACTCTATCGGGCTAAAATCCTTCATAATGGCCTGTGAGTTTGTTAGTTTTCTCTAGACTCAGCGCGGAGGTGAGCCTGTGTAACTCCAGAGGTAAATCCTTTTTATAAACAgcatcccccccaaaaaaatgtcTTCCACAGCTTGGCACCTGGTTTCACAATCAACATGATGACTTCAGTACCGTTTGTAGAGAATGTCGACACTTTCAATTCAAGACTGACTTAAGCTGTTTTTCTTACCAACACCTGATACcataaagcaaagaaaaagtaaaaaacgtGCAacgttttaaaaacaacatttgaattCTCAGTGCCTATTCCTGATGAAACTCTAAGCCAACAAAGATACacttggaaaaggaaatgtTGGGGTAGGACCTTATCATAACAGCAAGCAACTATACAACGGTACTGTACATATATTTGAAGCAAGCTGAAAAAGGAATAATTTGTTCCACTGAGACTATACTCTCTATAAATCATGGTGTTAAAACACCTCTCTGTGTTAGTTTGGTAATTGCATAGTTTCTTAATAGTTAGGATGAATATTGGATtctattttaaatttattaaaagCATAATGTCATCTGAATGAAATGTCTTAACCTTTTGAATAAATAGGTCCATGTATTTCCACAGCACGTATAATGTCTTTGCAATGGTGCAATGCCAAAACACGGACTTACTTCAACAGATATTACTGCCATGTGTGTCTTTAAAAGGTGTTCAAACGTTGCTGCCAGATGGGGACCACTGATGGTCCAAGGAAGGCGCGCCAAAACCAAACACCATCACAAAAGTAGTTTTATTAAGATGCCGTCCTTAACGGTCTGAGTGACAGGTATTTAAAAGTGCAGCTGAGGGACAAAAAGCTACAAAggaataaaaatatgaataaagttGGAAATAGATGCAGTATGTACACTCTTTGAAATTCATGTTTAAAGAAAACTGCACAAAGCACTGTCTTCCTAAAGAGGCATTTGGTGGGAGGGGAGGTGAGGTAAACATCACCCCACCTCCCATCTATATGGggaaaaggaggagggggggtcaaTTGGGGGACTTTAAAAATTCCTCCCCAGCCACTCAGCCTAACCATATCTTTGCTGATGACAGCCCTTTACCGATTTTCCAGTTGTTTCAGAATCCACTATGTTTGATTAGACGTAAGCCACGGTTGATTTTATCTCTGACCCGTTAACACACTGCGCTCTCATCAGGTTGCTGATACAGCAGCATCTGGACACATAGCCTTCCTGTAAATTCCACATTGATAAATActtacttactttttttttagattcttcCATCTGTTATTATGGTGAATATAtcctgatttatttttcaaacattttatttgaattcaCAGATGTTGTAAAAGCTGGTTGTATGCTTTTTTTGCAGGGGTTCCCAAATTGCCAGGGGGGCGAGGACCCCCCTGGCGGGTCGCGAGACAACCTCTTGGGGGTGCCGAGTTGTTTTgttgctgatgtgctaaaaagatttagcatttccttatttgtgaaaccgataccaaagtataactttacaacaTGCTCCACATTCCTCATTTAAATGCAAGGGGAAGGCTGCACTTCTTTTtattaagagttttttttaatataaaaatactactttacTCTTCTAATTGTATGGCTTTCTCATAATCCCCACCCCACccaatgacaataaataaataatcccaCCTGACCTGTCATTTTGTAACTGTCCAGTATTGAGCGAGAGAAGTCCAAGAATTTACAGTGTCAATATCCCATGGTTGAACATGATAATAACTTTTGTTTAACTTAACTGACTGAACTAAAGTAAAAGCAATAATTTCTAGAGTTTTACTAAACTTTATAGAAGAGGTTcctacatttttggtttctgagcCATAAAATAATACCAGAATGGACTCAGGACCCAAAATATTGGTTGCATATATACAAACATCTCTACAAAATCCATTATCCATGGGtttaattaattataatacaaaCAGCCAATGGATTTGGGTTTGACAATTTCTAAGTGATGCTTTTGTATCTTTCAACAACATAACATACGTCTGCTTCATCATTATCAcgtttattgtttaatttaatgtCTACAGAGGATCTCAAGACTCCATCCTCTTTTGTCCATGACTCCAAGTTGGAACCTGACCCCAACTTTGGGAATCAGTGCTGCAGGAATGTACTTTCAAATTggtatgctttaaaaaaacaccaacaggaCATAGGAcatagtttaaaaataaaataaaattataacataTATTGTTTCCACTTTACTTGCCCTCTCTCTTCAACTCATGTCAACCATACTAGACTGGCCAGGTGGGGCCACCACCCCCACCTCCACCACCCCCACCTCCACCACCCCAAACCGACTGCCTGGTTAAGCCAGTGATATACTGAAGTATGATGTGGAGTTTCGATTTAGCccaatatattaataaaattattatatgTAGCTAAGATTTTCAATTCGTAAATGTGATTCATCTCAACAATTttaccaattcaattcaattcaattttatttatatagcgccaaatcatgaaacatgtcatctcaaggcactttacaaagtcaagttcaatcaaattatacagattgggtcagattatactatattatatattatatattaccAATAGTTTCTCTcctaaaaaaaaggcttaataCAAAATATGTTACGAAATCAATGTTAATAGTGATCTGATATACGTTTACAATTGAGTAGTTTAATGTTTACTAcattctaaataaaacaaaaatccccATTATAGGTAATCGTGGAAGATGTGAATTAATGAGACTTAATTTTTAGGCTTTTAGGCTGTCATTCCTTTGCACATTTTTggctttttaggtttttactccTTTTGCTCTAGCGTTATCATGGCAACGACAACACGTCACACACGGCACCACTGACTGGACCGCGCGCACACGCCGGGGATTCTGTTTCCGGTTCGAACCCGTTGCCCGTGAACAGCAAAGGACTCCATGGAGATTCCGACCGCGTTTACAGACTGACATGCCAAGCCGTGGTTTCGAGGCGGTTTTGCTTATAGTCTGCTTCAGGAGGGAGACGCTCGGGGCAGCGGCACGTTAAGTTGATCACACCGAGGGGAGAGCAGCTGCAGCCTGCCTTTGTGGAGTCAAAATGGCGCCTGGTTCTCCGGTCAATTCGGCTTTAATCCATCTGTGATTATTCCGACAGCCGGACAGTAACTTGTTACAGGTTACCGGGCGTTTCGGACTCGCGCGGTTGGGGGCACAGCCACTGTCATGTCGGACTCGGAGGAGGACAGCCAGGACAAGCAGCTTAAAATTGTGGTGGTTGGAGACGGAGCATGTGGGAAGGTGAGAGCCGCCGAGTACACTTCATACTTCACCCACATTCAGCGTTAGAAAAGGGGACTGACTGCTGTTTTATTTCCAGCACGACAGGCTGTTTTCTGTCGGTTAGTTTACGTCTAGCTCGCGCTGCTCCTGCTGACTCTGCGCAGTCCTCGACTGGTCACCATGGCGACCGACGCTAACCTAGCTTAACTggctaaaacaacaaagctaacAGCGCTCGTGCTCAGATAAAACTAAATATCAGGGAGTTGTGCGATGATAGTAACACTTCAGTTAAACTGccgaaaatgtagaaaatggaATTTTCTGGTACGGTTGACAAATGATTGCAAAATTGTGTAATTCATTTTAAATGGCCAGTGCACATAAGTGATCACGAGCACAGCTTGCAACTCTGCCAGATTTGACAATATAGGTTCACTTTAATTCACGATCCCATGGCataacaattaaaatataaagaatgagtgggaaaataataaataaaccaaaacataaACTAACCAGGCGGAAGTATCTAAACACAGTAATAGACAACAACAAACATACAAAGTAGGTTATGCAGGTACACAGTGAATATTATTGCTTGGATGTCATCAGGGGTTCTTTCAGATGCGATAAGAGAAGGACTGTCCTAAAGTTGTAACTAaccaatttaaatatttacagtcTGGGACTGACACACCATTGGTCCAAACATTGTGGGGCTAGATTGCACTTTTCCAGTCACCTTTGGTTGGGTTCCCTTTTATTGCCACTTACAGTCCCCTGATTGAAACTTTTTCTTAAGGCTGGGCAGGTCGATGTTAAATCTTACACGTGAAACAAACATAATTTACATTCAAAACATCCGTGTTTTGTTACTCATGTTAAGATAAATGCAACATGTTATGTTTTAGCCGACTTGATAGCCAATTCTCAGTGTATtcgcacatttctgtaaatcagttcatgattcaacatttaattaaaaaaaattaattgtgaGTAACGTTATTGTCATTACAATTGCGGATATTATACTTTTTGCAACTAAATGTTTCGGCTGCAGTAAATATTAGGCTGCAGTCTATATATATTTGAAGATCATTTGCTAGTCATCTAAACTGTATTGTTGTGTAACTAAGTTGTTtaattggcaaaaaatgctttaaaatatgtttggaaCAAAAACAGTGTTTATTTCCCCCGCTATCACCATAATCTCGTCACAAACTTGCATTTGTTTGCACAGACTCCAAAGCACACAGACActaacttttttgtttgtttatttattgcaagGCATACTGTCATCATGACATCCAACCACATTAATATTGTATAGAAAGATACCCTACTAAGCAATCCACAGAACATCATCAGAAAGAAGCTGAGaacaaaagaaatgtgaaacAAGGCCCCCTTTGATCAGCCAACATATGATGGGGAGTTATCATATTGTTTATTGTCATGGTGGAGAGAACATTTTTCTGATAAGAGTTTGACCTGCagtgattttaataatgaactCTGATTAATGGCATTTGTACACCCCAAAAAACTATTGCTATAATTGGCTACATTTACTCttcaaaatatgaataaatagaAGTAATGTTCACTGTTTAGCAACATGGTTGCACATCTGTTATTGTAAAGTAGCCTATTTGATAAtgattatgtttattttttctttttttgtgcctCTAACTGTGCAGAATAGAAACTGTAGCCATTTGGACTACGGAATCTTTTGAGATTTTTCTGTCCATGcaattaaaatcacaaaatatgATAAATCTTAATCTCTCGCCTCTACTTTAAAACTTTACCTACATAGTTTAGGATTATGATTCCTCAAAgactttttctttaacttttccacTATCGACCATTCAGCACATGCAGATGAAACTTTATCTTACATATTCACATGATGCAGATAAGCACTTGTGCTGATTAAAGTGTCATTTATATAATAggtaaacagaacaaaagttgAGCCTTGGTCTAAGAGTTCTAGATGGCAGCGAATTTATTAGAGCGATGGCAGCGTTTAAATTACTTCCACACCACAGAAGCTGCAGTAGAGGGCTTTATTTcgatcaaaatgtaaaaaaaaaataccatgatATGCAGATTATGAAAAGCTCAAATTGTCATTAAAGGGGTTGCATATCATTTCTGCTTCTGAGGAGGTTGCTTAGTAATGTAAAGTGCGTGAGAAACGTTTTGGATGAGAACAGTTTAACAGCCCACTTGACGCTTGCAGTGTTAGGTACTATGGGGAAAGTAGAAATGCAAAAGGTTGGCATTAAAGCTTATTTTGGAAAGTTAACTCAAGTAgctttgcataaaattagtttggGTCACTGGCGAAGGCCTGAAATGCTAAATTCTCATAcagaccactcaaagcactttgcactACAGTCACatccacccaatcagctcaacAACGTGCACACATTCATTCATCGATACGCAGATCGGTAGGCAACTCGGGGTCacaagtgccttgcccaggtgCACATCAACGTGCGATAAGGTAGCTGGATTTGAACCAACAAAATTCGGAGCTCAAGGCAACCCTTCTTCTCACTGAGCCGCAGTAGTCCACTGTATGACAGCTCGCAAAAACAAAGCCACTCGTTTCCCTCAAATGGCTGACAGAAATACTATGAATAAGAAAAGAGTAAAGATAAACTAGTGTGGCAAACTGTACTATTACTATTGTGCATTACATCGATTAGTAATGtataattcaattttattttctaaatcttGTGACATCAAACACAGGCTATCTTGTAGAGGAACAATAAAACCTTTCTAACTGCagcaaaataaatctgaatagGCAAAATGCGATAACGGCTGTGCAAAATGTGCCTTTTGGTGCAATTAAATCTTAAGCAGATCTGTCGCTCTAAACCTCTGAAGTTTTCCTAGCCCTTAATCCATATTGTTTGTACACTAGAGGACAGTAAATGAGTGCCTCTCGtgcagcagtaaaaaaaaactattttctgcctatattgttaaaaaatacctttttaggACATTATTACCTGCAAAAGATATATATGACTTGTCCTGCTTAGTTTTCAGAAATATGTATCTGAAAGCTGAAATGTTTTAGCAAATCTTTTTGAGTACAAATATCGCATCGTGCAATGAGATGGCTGATAAAGACATGTTTGCTTAGCCGAGCTCCAGCAGCTGGGGGTTGTTTTCCATCAGCGGATCTCCTGGCCAATGCATTTGCAAACCCCATATGCATATGGGTCGAGGGAGAGGCCTCGTTCGAGGAAGTTTTTGTCGCGTCGCTGCTTGTGAGAAAACGCCTCTGTTCTCTCCAATTAGAACAAAAAATTGCAAGAGACTCGTTCTTTTGTTTTAGCTGTCTGAGCTAAACCTCTCCTTCCTAAACCTGTATAACCTTTAGGATCTTTAACTTATGTCCTGTTTAGTTTTACAGCTGCTACACTGACATATTTTTAAGTGTTGGGGGGGGGCTACATTAACAacaggggatttttttttctttcccctagTCACATTAAACAATTGTTTGCAGTAAAGCGAGGAGGTTGTCATGACAATTCAGCCACATTTCTTGAATCCCAGACTGAATGTGATTTTAAGACAGGCTTGTCAAGTgctaagaatttttttttggttttattttttttagccacaCATCCCCTTTTGTAAGTAATCTCTTCCTCGTTGGGAAGATAGAAAATGAACGTAGCTGTAATGGCGAGacataaagagaaaaatgagaGTTCTCATTCCAGAAAGTCGACGTTTTCTTTTGGGAGGCGCAGCGACCGGTGggacggacacacacacacacacacacacacacacacacacacacacacacacacacacacacacacacacacacacactgagctcCTTGTAGATACGCTACAttaataacccccccccccccccccccccctgctcacACTGCTCCCAGGTGTCAGCTCGTCTCTGTCTCCGTGACTTACCTGCTTGTCTGTTTTGGACAGAAAACAGCAGCCCTGCCCCCCATTTTGACTGGGCACCCCTGACTGACATCTTGAATACCATTTCCCCCCTTATTAATGTCAATTTGCTGAGCA is a window encoding:
- the nkx3-2 gene encoding homeobox protein Nkx-3.2, with translation MAVRGNSLMPFSIQAILNKKDNSRHLPELDVCFSKAACWKIFGEMNEGSGRTDDASCERTEQKGYDSDSGLSDDNDGKGPAARKPERDGEPGSDVPEESLQEETDQESAAAENAKSDSEPNNTTDSSNPDEKSLEQPKQRKKRSRAAFSHAQVFELERRFNHQRYLSGPERADLAASLKLTETQVKIWFQNRRYKTKRRQMAADLMASTPAAKKVAVKVLVRDDQRQYGPGEILRPPLLSLQPSYYYPYAYCLPAWTLSACAGNQ